One genomic window of [Clostridium] scindens ATCC 35704 includes the following:
- the uvrC gene encoding excinuclease ABC subunit UvrC has protein sequence MFDIQEELKKLPGKPGVYIMHDEKDNIIYVGKAISLKNRVRQYFQSSRNKGAKIEQMVTHIRRFEYIVTDSELEALVLECNLIKEYRPKYNTMLMDDKAYPFIKVTVEEPFPRVMLARKMVKDKSKYFGPYTSAGAVKDTIELIRKLYQIRSCNRKLPRDIGKERPCLNYHIHQCKAPCQGYISQEEYRESVNEVIHFLNGNYDIILKELEERMEEASEALEFEKAIEYRELLTSVQKIAQKQKITDTAGEDRDILAVAVEEEEAVVQVFFIRGGRLIGRDHFYLKIAKGETQSEILSSFIKQFYAGTPYIPPRLMLPEEIEDLAVIEEWLTKRRGHRVRLIVPKKGTKEKLVELAKKNAQLVLSTDKERLKREEGRTIGAVKELEKLLGLTGIVRMEAYDISNTNGFESVGSMVVYEKGRPKRNDYRKFKIKGVQGADDYASMEEVLTRRFEHGLREKEEGKEMGGFTLFPDLILMDGGKGQVNVALRVLDKLRLNIPVCGMVKDDSHRTRGLYYQNEEISIDKDSESFKLITRIQDEAHRFAITFHRQLRSQGQVHSILDDIPGVGPARRKDLMRHFENIEAIKNATVEQLKELPSMNEKSARDVYNFFH, from the coding sequence ATGTTTGACATTCAGGAAGAATTAAAGAAATTGCCGGGAAAGCCCGGCGTATATATCATGCATGATGAGAAAGACAACATCATCTATGTGGGAAAGGCGATCAGTTTGAAGAATCGTGTGCGGCAGTATTTTCAAAGCAGCAGGAATAAAGGAGCCAAGATTGAGCAGATGGTGACCCATATCCGCAGGTTCGAGTATATTGTGACCGATTCCGAACTGGAAGCCCTTGTGCTGGAGTGTAATCTTATTAAGGAGTACAGGCCTAAGTATAATACTATGCTGATGGACGACAAGGCCTATCCGTTTATCAAGGTGACGGTGGAAGAGCCGTTTCCAAGAGTCATGTTGGCAAGAAAGATGGTGAAGGATAAGTCTAAGTATTTTGGCCCTTATACCAGCGCAGGGGCAGTGAAGGATACCATCGAGTTGATCCGCAAATTATACCAGATCCGTAGCTGTAATCGGAAACTTCCCCGGGATATCGGCAAAGAGCGTCCTTGCCTGAATTATCACATTCACCAGTGCAAGGCGCCCTGCCAGGGATACATATCCCAGGAAGAGTACCGGGAATCTGTCAATGAGGTGATCCATTTTCTCAATGGGAATTATGACATTATTTTAAAAGAACTGGAAGAGAGGATGGAGGAAGCTTCGGAAGCGCTGGAGTTCGAGAAGGCGATTGAATACAGGGAACTTCTGACGAGCGTCCAGAAGATCGCCCAGAAGCAGAAGATTACGGACACGGCAGGGGAGGATAGGGATATACTTGCTGTGGCGGTGGAAGAGGAAGAAGCGGTGGTGCAGGTATTCTTCATTCGTGGGGGCAGGCTGATCGGAAGGGATCATTTCTATCTCAAGATTGCAAAGGGAGAGACGCAGAGCGAGATTCTCTCCAGCTTCATCAAGCAGTTCTACGCAGGGACGCCATATATCCCGCCCCGCCTGATGCTTCCGGAGGAGATTGAAGATCTGGCAGTTATTGAGGAATGGCTTACAAAGAGACGGGGACACCGGGTACGACTGATCGTGCCCAAGAAAGGAACCAAGGAAAAATTAGTGGAACTGGCAAAAAAAAATGCGCAGCTGGTTCTGAGTACGGATAAAGAAAGACTGAAGCGGGAGGAAGGAAGAACCATCGGCGCGGTAAAGGAACTGGAGAAACTGCTAGGGCTTACCGGAATCGTGAGGATGGAGGCATACGATATTTCCAATACCAATGGCTTTGAGTCAGTAGGTTCCATGGTGGTATATGAAAAAGGAAGGCCCAAACGCAATGATTACCGGAAGTTTAAGATTAAAGGGGTGCAGGGGGCAGATGATTATGCTAGCATGGAAGAAGTCCTGACCAGGCGTTTTGAGCATGGACTCAGAGAAAAGGAAGAAGGAAAGGAGATGGGAGGATTTACCCTGTTTCCGGATCTGATACTAATGGATGGAGGAAAAGGACAGGTGAATGTGGCGCTTCGGGTACTGGATAAACTTCGTCTTAATATCCCCGTCTGCGGCATGGTAAAAGATGACAGCCACAGAACCAGAGGGCTGTATTACCAGAATGAGGAAATCAGCATTGACAAGGATTCTGAGAGTTTTAAGCTGATTACCAGAATCCAGGACGAGGCCCATCGATTTGCGATTACATTCCACAGGCAGCTGCGCAGCCAGGGACAGGTGCATTCGATTCTGGATGACATCCCGGGAGTAGGACCGGCGAGAAGGAAAGATCTGATGCGCCATTTTGAGAATATCGAGGCCATCAAGAATGCTACGGTGGAGCAGTTGAAGGAGTTACCGTCCATGAATGAAAAATCAGCGAGGGACGTATATAACTTTTTCCATTGA
- the ftsH gene encoding ATP-dependent zinc metalloprotease FtsH, producing the protein MDNQNNKNKNNKNNKQGLSFIILVTLITTILVLALYQFQGMTGDKEVSYDEFLKMVEKGKVEKVVIQNDKIVITQKKAKGDNRPAKQYYTGVVKDDTLSDKLYEAGVKYEQEIPDTTSAVVAQIIFTFLPIALLVGMIVWMTRRMSKGGGMMGVGKSNAKMYVEKQTGVTFKDVAGQDEAKESLQEVVDFLHNPGKYTSVGAKLPKGALLVGPPGTGKTLLAKAVAGEAKVPFFSLSGSAFVEMYVGVGASRVRDLFKQAQQMAPCIIFIDEIDAIGKSRDNQLGSNDEREQTLNQLLAEMDGFESNKGLVLLAATNRPEILDPALLRPGRFDRRIIVEKPDLKGRVDVLKVHSKDVRMDETVDLEAIALATSGAVGSDLANMINEAAINAVKNGRKAVSQADLFEAVEVVLVGKEKKDRIMSQEERRIVSYHEVGHALVSALQKDAEPVQKITIVPRTMGALGYVMQTPEEEKFLNTKKELQAMLVGMLAGRAAEEIVFDTVTTGAANDIEKATNVARAMITQYGMSEKFGLIGLESIQNRYLDGRPVSNCGQETASEIDQEVMKMLKDAYEEAKRLLSQHRGSLDKIAAFLIEKETITGKEFMNIFHEVEGIDPESAKKSEERIAMNPVDESSPALAADGEAQEEE; encoded by the coding sequence ATGGACAACCAGAATAACAAAAATAAAAATAATAAAAATAATAAGCAAGGCTTATCTTTTATTATATTGGTAACGTTAATTACCACCATCCTGGTGCTGGCCCTCTATCAATTTCAGGGGATGACAGGGGATAAGGAAGTCAGTTATGATGAGTTCCTGAAGATGGTGGAAAAAGGCAAAGTAGAAAAAGTCGTAATCCAGAACGACAAGATCGTGATAACCCAGAAGAAGGCAAAGGGTGATAATAGGCCAGCCAAGCAATATTATACCGGCGTTGTAAAGGATGATACCCTATCCGACAAACTGTACGAGGCTGGCGTCAAGTATGAGCAGGAGATACCGGATACTACTTCTGCCGTAGTGGCCCAGATTATCTTTACATTCCTTCCGATCGCGCTATTGGTGGGCATGATTGTCTGGATGACCAGGAGGATGTCTAAAGGCGGCGGAATGATGGGAGTTGGCAAAAGCAACGCCAAGATGTATGTAGAGAAGCAGACCGGCGTTACATTCAAGGATGTAGCCGGTCAGGACGAGGCAAAGGAATCCCTCCAGGAAGTGGTGGATTTCCTTCATAATCCGGGAAAATATACCAGCGTAGGAGCCAAGCTTCCAAAAGGCGCGCTGCTGGTAGGACCTCCCGGAACCGGAAAGACGCTGCTTGCAAAGGCAGTGGCAGGCGAGGCGAAGGTACCGTTCTTCTCCTTGAGCGGATCGGCCTTTGTCGAGATGTATGTGGGCGTCGGTGCTTCCAGGGTGCGTGACTTGTTCAAGCAGGCGCAGCAGATGGCGCCATGCATCATATTTATCGATGAGATCGACGCGATCGGCAAGAGCCGTGACAACCAGCTGGGAAGCAACGATGAGAGGGAGCAGACTCTGAACCAGCTGCTGGCAGAGATGGATGGTTTTGAGAGCAATAAAGGCCTTGTGCTTTTGGCAGCCACCAACCGCCCTGAGATTCTGGATCCGGCGCTTCTGCGTCCGGGACGTTTTGACAGGCGTATCATTGTGGAGAAGCCTGATCTTAAGGGAAGAGTCGATGTATTAAAGGTTCATTCCAAAGATGTGCGGATGGACGAGACGGTTGATTTGGAAGCCATTGCGCTGGCAACTTCCGGCGCGGTAGGCTCTGATCTGGCCAATATGATCAATGAGGCGGCAATCAATGCCGTTAAGAATGGAAGGAAGGCAGTTTCCCAGGCAGATCTGTTCGAGGCTGTAGAAGTAGTCCTGGTGGGCAAGGAAAAGAAGGACCGGATTATGAGCCAGGAGGAGAGAAGGATCGTATCTTACCATGAGGTTGGACATGCGCTGGTAAGCGCGCTTCAAAAAGACGCCGAGCCGGTACAGAAGATTACGATTGTCCCAAGAACCATGGGCGCTCTTGGATACGTCATGCAGACGCCGGAGGAAGAGAAATTCCTGAATACGAAGAAGGAACTGCAGGCGATGCTTGTGGGAATGCTGGCAGGACGCGCGGCGGAAGAAATCGTGTTTGACACCGTCACTACCGGGGCGGCCAATGATATTGAGAAGGCTACCAACGTTGCCAGAGCCATGATCACCCAGTATGGCATGAGCGAGAAATTCGGCCTGATCGGCCTGGAATCCATCCAAAACCGTTATCTGGACGGAAGGCCTGTGAGCAACTGCGGGCAGGAGACGGCTTCCGAGATTGACCAGGAAGTCATGAAGATGCTGAAGGATGCCTATGAAGAAGCCAAGAGACTGCTAAGCCAGCATAGAGGCTCTCTGGATAAGATTGCCGCATTCCTGATCGAGAAAGAAACAATCACAGGCAAGGAGTTCATGAATATCTTCCACGAAGTGGAAGGGATCGATCCGGAGTCTGCCAAGAAGTCTGAGGAGCGTATTGCTATGAATCCGGTAGATGAGAGCAGTCCTGCTCTTGCGGCTGACGGCGAGGCACAGGAGGAAGAATAG
- a CDS encoding DUF1846 domain-containing protein produces MRIGFDNEKYLQMQSSHIRERIDQFDNKLYLEFGGKLFDDYHASRVLPGFQPDSKLRMLKQLSDQAEIVIVISAEDIEKNKVRGDLGITYDSDVLRLMGVYREHGLYVGSVVITKFSGQESAALFKNRLEKLGIKVYRHYVIPGYPSNVPYIVSDEGYGKNDYIETSRPLVVVTAPGPGSGKMAVCLSQLYQEHKRGICAGYAKFETFPIWNIPLKHPVNLAYEAATADLNDINMIDPFHLEAYGKTTVNYNRDVEIFPVLSAMFQRIYGESPYKSPTDMGVNMAGNCICDDETCKDASRQEIIRRYYDSLRRLLEGACSDAEVYKIEMLMNQAGITVHDRPVVDAALQRAKETGAPAAALQLHDGRMITGKTSNLLGASAALLLNSLKVLADIDHERHVISPEAIEPIQKLKTQYLGSKNPRLHTDEVLIALSVSAATDPTAQLALDQLPKLKGCQAHTSVMVGSVDMKQFKKLSIQATFEAKYEKSSVFFNDRGV; encoded by the coding sequence ATGAGAATTGGATTTGACAATGAAAAATACCTTCAGATGCAGTCTTCCCATATCCGGGAGCGTATCGATCAATTTGACAACAAGCTTTATCTTGAATTCGGCGGCAAACTCTTCGATGATTACCATGCTTCCAGGGTTCTTCCGGGATTCCAGCCTGACAGCAAGCTTCGGATGCTCAAGCAGCTTTCCGACCAGGCCGAGATTGTCATTGTAATAAGTGCGGAAGATATTGAAAAGAATAAGGTACGCGGGGATCTTGGAATAACCTATGACTCCGATGTACTTCGGCTGATGGGCGTATACCGCGAGCACGGCCTCTATGTAGGCAGCGTCGTCATTACCAAGTTCAGCGGCCAGGAAAGCGCGGCCCTGTTTAAGAACCGCCTGGAAAAACTGGGCATCAAGGTGTACCGGCATTATGTTATCCCCGGATATCCTTCTAATGTGCCCTACATCGTAAGCGATGAAGGCTACGGGAAGAATGATTATATCGAGACCTCCCGCCCACTGGTAGTGGTAACTGCCCCCGGACCGGGAAGCGGCAAGATGGCCGTCTGCCTCTCCCAGCTTTATCAGGAGCACAAGCGGGGCATCTGCGCAGGATACGCCAAGTTTGAGACCTTCCCGATCTGGAATATCCCATTGAAGCACCCGGTCAACCTGGCATATGAAGCTGCCACTGCCGACTTGAATGATATTAATATGATAGACCCCTTCCATCTGGAAGCCTATGGAAAGACTACCGTCAACTATAACCGGGATGTAGAGATCTTCCCTGTGCTAAGTGCCATGTTCCAGCGCATCTACGGCGAGAGTCCTTATAAGTCTCCTACCGACATGGGCGTAAATATGGCCGGAAACTGCATCTGCGACGACGAGACCTGCAAGGATGCTTCGAGACAGGAGATCATCCGAAGGTACTACGACTCGCTCAGAAGGCTGCTGGAAGGCGCCTGCTCCGATGCGGAAGTCTACAAGATCGAGATGCTGATGAACCAGGCCGGCATCACCGTCCATGACCGCCCGGTAGTGGATGCCGCCCTGCAAAGGGCCAAGGAGACCGGCGCTCCAGCCGCGGCGCTCCAACTCCACGATGGACGCATGATCACGGGAAAAACCTCCAACCTGCTGGGCGCTTCCGCTGCCTTGCTTCTGAATTCCCTTAAGGTACTGGCGGATATTGACCATGAAAGACACGTCATATCTCCGGAGGCCATCGAGCCAATCCAGAAGCTCAAGACGCAGTATCTGGGAAGCAAGAATCCAAGGCTGCACACGGACGAAGTGCTGATCGCCCTGTCCGTCAGCGCCGCAACCGACCCTACAGCCCAGCTGGCCTTAGACCAGCTTCCCAAACTGAAGGGCTGCCAGGCGCATACCTCGGTCATGGTAGGTTCTGTTGACATGAAGCAGTTTAAAAAATTATCCATCCAGGCGACCTTTGAAGCAAAATATGAAAAAAGTTCTGTATTTTTCAATGACAGGGGTGTATAA
- a CDS encoding CTP synthase, translating into MAVKYVFVTGGVVSGLGKGITAASLGRLLKARGYTVTMQKFDPYINMDPGTMNPVQHGEVFVTDDGAETDLDLGHYERFIDESLGKNSNVTTGKIYWSVLQKERRGDFGGGTVQVIPHITNEIKDRFYRNPAAKNTEIAIIEVGGTVGDIESQPFLESIRQFQHEKGHENVILIHVTLIPYLRASQEMKTKPTQASVKDLQGMGIQPDILVCRSEYPLDAGIKDKIALFCNVPSSHVLQNLDVKYLYEAPLAMEEENLAGVVCECLHLDCPKPDLKEWSEMVDYLRHPNTEVTVALVGKYIQLHDAYISVVEALKHGGIYSRATVNIKWVDSETVTADNVEELLGGVSGILVPGGFGHRGVPGKIEAIKYARTHHVPFLGLCLGMQLAIVEFARNVLGHRDAHSAELDPDTTHPVIHIMPEQIGIEDLGGTLRLGAYPCVLDTDSRAYKMYGRQEISERHRHRYEVNNDYRDELSANGMKISGLSPDGRIVEMIEIPEHPWFLATQAHPELKSRPNRPHPLFRGFIEAALEYAKQNQAVTGQFLNRI; encoded by the coding sequence ATGGCAGTTAAATACGTATTTGTTACAGGCGGAGTTGTATCTGGACTTGGAAAAGGAATCACGGCTGCATCCCTGGGGCGTCTTCTAAAGGCCCGCGGATATACGGTGACCATGCAAAAGTTCGATCCTTATATCAACATGGATCCCGGTACCATGAATCCTGTGCAGCACGGCGAAGTGTTTGTAACCGATGATGGAGCAGAGACCGATCTTGACCTCGGGCATTATGAACGATTCATAGACGAAAGCCTGGGCAAGAACTCTAACGTGACCACCGGCAAGATCTATTGGTCCGTCCTTCAGAAGGAACGCCGAGGAGACTTTGGCGGCGGTACCGTCCAGGTAATCCCCCACATCACCAATGAGATCAAGGATCGTTTCTACCGGAACCCTGCTGCAAAGAATACGGAGATTGCCATCATTGAAGTAGGAGGAACAGTGGGCGACATTGAAAGTCAGCCTTTTCTGGAATCCATCCGCCAGTTTCAGCATGAAAAAGGTCATGAGAATGTCATCCTGATCCACGTAACATTGATTCCATATCTGCGTGCATCCCAGGAGATGAAGACAAAGCCTACCCAGGCCAGCGTCAAGGATCTTCAAGGCATGGGTATCCAGCCGGATATCCTGGTATGCCGTTCGGAGTATCCTCTGGATGCCGGAATCAAAGATAAGATCGCTTTATTCTGCAATGTTCCATCCAGCCATGTGCTTCAGAACCTGGACGTTAAATATCTGTATGAAGCGCCCCTGGCCATGGAAGAAGAGAATCTGGCAGGCGTCGTATGCGAATGTCTTCATCTGGACTGTCCCAAGCCGGATCTTAAGGAGTGGTCGGAGATGGTAGACTACCTCAGGCATCCGAATACTGAAGTGACGGTAGCCCTGGTAGGAAAATATATCCAGCTCCACGATGCCTACATCAGCGTCGTGGAGGCCTTGAAGCATGGCGGCATCTATAGCCGCGCCACCGTCAATATCAAATGGGTGGATTCCGAGACCGTTACCGCCGACAATGTGGAAGAACTTCTGGGCGGAGTAAGCGGCATTCTGGTACCGGGAGGCTTTGGGCACCGGGGCGTTCCCGGCAAGATCGAGGCGATCAAGTATGCCCGCACCCACCATGTCCCCTTCCTGGGACTGTGCCTGGGCATGCAGCTGGCTATCGTAGAATTTGCCCGCAACGTGCTGGGCCATCGTGACGCGCACAGCGCGGAATTAGATCCCGATACTACGCATCCTGTCATCCACATCATGCCAGAACAGATTGGAATCGAAGATCTGGGCGGCACCCTGAGGCTCGGTGCTTATCCCTGCGTGCTGGATACTGATTCCAGGGCTTATAAGATGTATGGCAGGCAAGAAATCTCTGAACGCCACCGCCATCGCTACGAGGTCAACAATGATTACCGGGATGAACTGTCCGCTAACGGAATGAAGATCTCAGGCCTGTCCCCGGATGGCAGGATCGTGGAGATGATCGAGATTCCAGAGCATCCTTGGTTCCTCGCGACTCAGGCGCATCCCGAATTAAAGTCTCGTCCCAACCGGCCTCATCCGCTGTTTCGCGGCTTCATTGAGGCTGCCCTGGAATACGCAAAGCAAAACCAGGCGGTCACAGGCCAGTTCCTGAATCGAATATAG
- a CDS encoding YoaK family protein: protein MEREQEITAIPIHETFRVAALLAVVGGFLDAYTYILRGGVFANAQTGNIVLLGVHMADGDYRQALYYVVPIIAFSIGVFITEVLKKYFSSREFAMYEHWIIAIEVLLLLIIGFIPPSMPDGVVNVTISFVCSLQVNSFRKIKNLPYATTMCTGNLRSGTEKLFRCLINKEQGTGLEAAHYFGIIALFILGAMLGTVMSGMLGIKSIWFCCCLLAIVFTAMWRN from the coding sequence ATGGAGCGAGAACAAGAGATTACAGCAATTCCGATTCATGAGACCTTTCGGGTCGCTGCCCTGCTTGCAGTGGTAGGAGGGTTTCTGGACGCATACACCTATATTCTGAGGGGAGGCGTATTTGCCAATGCCCAGACTGGAAACATCGTCCTTTTGGGCGTCCATATGGCAGACGGGGACTACAGGCAGGCGTTGTACTATGTGGTTCCGATCATAGCGTTTTCCATAGGAGTGTTTATCACAGAGGTCCTTAAAAAATACTTCTCCAGCCGGGAATTCGCGATGTACGAGCACTGGATCATAGCAATCGAGGTGCTGCTGCTTTTGATCATAGGATTTATTCCGCCGTCTATGCCTGATGGCGTGGTAAATGTTACGATCTCTTTCGTATGTTCCCTTCAAGTCAACAGTTTCAGAAAGATCAAAAACCTTCCTTATGCGACCACCATGTGTACCGGAAACTTGCGTTCAGGGACTGAGAAACTTTTCCGATGCCTGATCAATAAAGAGCAAGGGACAGGACTTGAAGCCGCCCATTACTTTGGGATTATCGCGCTTTTTATCCTGGGCGCAATGCTGGGCACGGTGATGTCAGGTATGCTTGGGATCAAAAGCATCTGGTTTTGCTGCTGCCTTCTGGCAATCGTTTTTACCGCAATGTGGAGGAACTGA
- the glf gene encoding UDP-galactopyranose mutase, protein MKYDYLVVGAGLFGAIFAYEANKAGKKVLVIDRRPHVGGNIYTEEVEGIQVHKYGAHIFHTSDKEVWDYIQQFAEFNRYTNCPVARYKDEMYNLPFNMNTFSKMWGIKTPEEAKEIIDRQIKEAGIKEPANLEEQAISLVGRDIYEKLIKGYTEKQWGKRASELPSFIIRRLPVRYVYDNNYFNDQYQGIPIGGYTQIIEKMLEGVEVRLGVDFFEDREILESEADHIVFTGMIDAFYDYCYGELEYRSLRFETETLDMENYQGNAVVNYTEYEIPYTRIIEHKHFEYGCQGGYGNTGTPAIQKTVITREYPAAWEKGAQPYYPMNDEKNNALYERYRELAEKEEHVIFGGRLGLYRYYDMHQVIAEALKCVKENLYG, encoded by the coding sequence ATGAAGTACGACTATTTGGTAGTAGGGGCGGGACTGTTTGGCGCAATATTTGCCTATGAAGCGAATAAGGCTGGCAAGAAAGTCCTGGTGATTGATCGCAGGCCTCATGTAGGAGGCAACATTTACACGGAAGAAGTGGAAGGGATCCAAGTTCATAAGTATGGAGCGCATATCTTCCATACTTCGGACAAAGAAGTATGGGATTATATACAGCAATTTGCGGAATTCAACCGGTATACGAACTGTCCGGTTGCCAGATACAAGGATGAAATGTATAATCTGCCTTTTAACATGAACACATTCAGCAAAATGTGGGGAATCAAGACCCCGGAAGAGGCAAAGGAGATCATAGACCGCCAGATCAAAGAGGCAGGCATCAAGGAGCCCGCAAACCTGGAAGAACAGGCCATATCCCTGGTGGGGCGGGATATCTATGAGAAACTGATTAAGGGATATACGGAGAAGCAGTGGGGAAAGCGGGCAAGCGAACTGCCAAGTTTCATTATCCGCCGCCTTCCGGTGAGGTATGTGTATGACAATAACTATTTTAACGATCAATATCAGGGAATTCCCATCGGCGGCTATACGCAGATTATAGAAAAGATGCTGGAAGGCGTGGAGGTGCGCCTGGGCGTGGACTTCTTTGAAGATAGGGAGATATTGGAAAGCGAGGCGGATCATATTGTATTCACTGGCATGATTGACGCCTTCTACGATTATTGCTATGGGGAACTGGAATACCGCAGCCTCCGGTTTGAGACGGAAACACTGGATATGGAAAATTACCAGGGCAATGCCGTAGTAAATTATACGGAGTACGAGATTCCTTATACCAGGATCATCGAGCATAAGCATTTTGAATATGGATGCCAGGGAGGATATGGGAACACAGGGACGCCGGCCATCCAAAAGACCGTGATCACCAGAGAATATCCGGCCGCCTGGGAGAAGGGCGCCCAGCCATATTACCCAATGAATGACGAGAAAAACAATGCGCTGTATGAAAGATACAGGGAACTGGCAGAAAAGGAAGAGCATGTCATTTTCGGCGGGAGGCTTGGACTGTACCGGTACTATGATATGCACCAGGTGATTGCAGAAGCATTGAAGTGTGTAAAGGAGAATCTATACGGATAA